A DNA window from Desulfovibrio desulfuricans DSM 642 contains the following coding sequences:
- a CDS encoding flagellar basal body-associated FliL family protein, translating into MAAKEKESKALPEGQAENPKKGSKAKRIVIILAILLITLSGAGIGGYWWFFIRTPSSAGSAPAEAASADAAGKGAAGQTGAGGSGGAGGGASGQAGAGGSGGAGGAGDGRIERQGDLPRSSGQVLPLPPITVNISDPSGRRYLKLGMEVEVNADVAAALQANNPRIRDAIIMLLAGKTFNDISTPDGKVLLKAEVAARLNQILGAQRVIRVYFTDFVVE; encoded by the coding sequence ATGGCGGCCAAAGAAAAAGAATCAAAGGCCCTGCCGGAAGGGCAGGCTGAAAACCCCAAAAAGGGCTCCAAGGCCAAGCGCATCGTCATTATTTTGGCGATCTTGCTTATCACTCTGAGTGGTGCTGGCATTGGCGGCTATTGGTGGTTTTTCATCCGCACGCCGTCCTCGGCAGGTTCTGCGCCTGCTGAAGCTGCATCTGCGGATGCCGCAGGCAAGGGCGCGGCGGGCCAGACAGGCGCAGGCGGTTCTGGCGGCGCAGGCGGCGGCGCATCCGGTCAGGCCGGGGCAGGCGGTTCTGGCGGCGCAGGCGGCGCGGGCGATGGACGTATTGAACGGCAGGGCGATCTGCCGCGCAGCAGTGGTCAGGTTTTGCCATTGCCGCCCATAACCGTGAACATTTCCGACCCCTCGGGGCGGCGGTATCTCAAGCTGGGGATGGAGGTCGAGGTCAATGCGGACGTTGCCGCTGCATTGCAGGCCAACAATCCGCGTATCCGCGATGCCATCATCATGTTGCTGGCGGGCAAGACGTTTAACGATATCTCCACGCCTGACGGCAAGGTTCTCTTGAAGGCGGAGGTGGCCGCGCGGCTGAACCAGATTCTGGGCGCGCAAAGGGTCATACGCGTATATTTTACCGATTTTGTCGTGGAATAG